The nucleotide window AGGATGCATTTCAGGCTCAGAGAAGTGTACCATCAGCAGCTCATCCCCATGCATGGTGATCACCATCTATTATGGTAAATAAGGTCCCAGGAAGGGGCTGCTGGTGGGGCAGCCAATGGCTTGATCTTCTTTCCTCTCACAGATCAGGGCTGCTCCGGGCATGGGGTACAAGAAAGGAggggctgagtgcaatggctcatgcctgtaaccctagcacttcgggaggctgaggcaggtggatcacttaagctctagagttcaagaccagtctaggcaacatagtgagaccctgtctctacaaaaaaataaccaggcatggtggtgtgcacctatagtgccagctactcggcaggctgaggtgggagatctcttgaactcaggaggcggaggttgcaatgagccaagattgtgccaccacactccagcctgagtgacagagccagaccctgtctcaaaaaaaaaaaaaaaaaaaaaaagtcttggaagGAGGGGTTTAAGGTTCTAGGGGGCCAGCAGAGCTCACTTTTCTAGCCTCTTGAAGGAGTCTGGGTTAGAAGTCAGTCAGGTCTGGGTGAGGGATGGGAAAAGTCCATAGCAGGGGTTCATGGACTATGGGAAGCTATTGGAAGGGGTTATCAGCTTTCCCCTCTCCCTCAGATGTCAAGGTTCGCTTCGTCATTCGAGGCTGTGGACAATACTATTCCTACCGCTGCCAAGAAAAACGCAACACCTACTTCGTAGAGTACTGGTATCAGGCCCAGTGCTGCCAGTACGATTATTGCAACTCCTGGTCAAGCCCCCAACTCCAGAGCTTCCTGCCGGagccccatgacaggcccctggccctgcctctgTCTGACTCCCAGATTCAGTGGTTCTACCAGGCCCTGAACCTCTCACTACCCATCCCCAATTTCCATGCTGGGAAGGAGCCTGATGGCCTGGACCCCGTGGTCACATTGCCCCTGAACCTGGGCTTGTCTTTTGCTGAGCTGCGCCGCATGTACTTGTTCCTCAATAGTTCAGGACTTTTGCTTCTTCCCCAGCCTGGACTCTGACACCTCACCCTTCCTGAATTCCACTCTGTGCAAGTATCTTTCTGTAACACCCTCAGCATCCTGCGCTGCCCTCTCTGAAAACACCCATATTCTTTGGTCACTGTGATTTCTTAGGCCTCCCTCTGTTGTACCACTAGCATCTATATGACTTTGGTGTAATTTTCTCTCTCGAACTTTGGTgccgtttttttgtttgtttgagacggggtctcgctctgtcacccaggctggagtgcagtggcatgatctctgctcactgcaacctccacctcctgggttccagcgattctcttgcctcaacctcctgagtagctgggactacaggtgtgcaccaccacgcccagctaattttatgtatttttagtggagacagggtttgaccatgttggtcaggctggtctcaaacttctgacctcgtaatctgtccgccttggcctcccaaagtgctggaattacaggtgtgagccaccgtgcctggccgagctCTGGTGCTGTTCTTCCCCCCAGAAAAGAATCTCTAGTGTGGATTCTGCCCAGACAGGCTGACCTGGGAAAGGCACAGTGGTTCCTCCATTCCTTCCCCGTCTGAGTGTTCTAGTATCCCCCATCCCCCTCAATCCAGTCACCTGCCTATTTAGATCCAGCTCTGTTTCCCATCTCTAAGACTGAACTAGCAGCAAGAAAGAtgaggaggccgggcacggtggctaacgcctgtaatcccagcactttgggaggctgaggtgggcggatcacttgaggtcaggattttgagaccagcctggccaacatggtaaaacccgctgtctgttaaaaatacaaaaattagccaggtgtggtggcacacgcctgtaatcccagctactcaggaggctgaggcaggagaatcacttgaacccgctaggcagaggttgcagtgagccaagattacgccactgcactccagcctgagtgacacagcaagactctgtctccaaaaaaaaaggatgaggaaTAGAATTCTGTGCAGACGTCCTGACTTGGCAATCTTGTGTCCCTGCCTCACTGTCTCCACCAACCCCGCCTGTCCTGGTCTTGTTCTGCCTTCTGTCCTCTCTCGTCAGTCTCTGGCCTCCTCGGCCCCATTTCACCTCACTGAGTCCTGACACCCACCTCCCTAGGGGCctgtgggaggagagggaagggttTGTTCTGCTCAGCTCCATGTCCGCTGTTTCCCTCCACAATAAACTGGGACCGGGCTAAGACGGTGTCGCATTGTTCGTGGGGTCAGGCTAAGGTGTGGGCAGGTCAACACAGATTAAagagggcgcggtggctcatgcctacaataccagcacttcgggaggctggggcaggcggatcacctgaggttgggagttttgagaccagcctgaccagcatggagaaaccccatcgctactaaaaatacaaaataaggcgtgatggcgcatgcctgtaatcccagctacttgggaggctgaggcaggagaattgctggaacctgggaggtggaggttgcagtgagctgaaatcgcaccattgcactccagactgggcaacaagagtgaaactcttgtcttaaaaaaaaggcccggcacggtggcttgcctgtaatcccagcacttagggaggccgatgcggatggatcatgaggtcaggaggtcgacaccagcctgaccaacgtggtgaaagcccgtctctactaaaaacaacaacaaaaaaacattagctgggcatagtggcgggtgtctaattccagctactcaggaggctgaggcaggagaatcgcttgaacccaggaggcagaggctgcagtgagctgagatcatgccactgtactccagcctgggcgacagaccaagactctgtctcaaaagaaaaaaaaaaagaaactttctcttTAAACCAGAAAGACTCAGGAACTTAGAGCCACATCCCAGAGTCACCTGCTGCTGGGGCCCTGGACTCTTGCCATTCCTTAGTTCTTTTCAAGGATTCTGGCATCCATAATGCCCTCTCGGGGGCCCAAGTTGAGGGGCAAAGTGTGAGAGCACTGATGTTGGGCTGCAGTGGTTGGATcttcatgttaatattttaattttgaaatagtgCAAATGTATAGATAGCAATGATGGATACAACTCAGCTTTTTCCATACACTGGATAAACATGCTGGACATAACGCAGCTCTGAGTCAGGCTCAGTATTGAGCAGCAGGACTCCCAGATGAGTACAGCCAGGTGTCTGCCCTCCCAAGTCTTGCAGCCCAGTGCTTGGGTTATGAAACCTTTTGCTGAAAAGCAGTGCAGCTTTGTGGCTGGCAGGCCCAGTCCCAGCTCCTCTACCACTTGGGTACGTCAGTCTCTTCAGCCTCACCTTGGTCACCTGTCAGGTAGGGATAGTGCCTCAGATGATTGAGAAGGCGCATGTAAATGTGCATACATAAGTGGAAGTTAGGGCCttttccccctcaaaaaaaatatatttgcccTAGAGTCAAATGCATACACAATGTTCAGCTTTTTTTCCtaaggttcttgctatgttgcccaagctggccttgaactcctgggctccagagattcttctgcctcagcctccaggtagctgggactacagatgcacaccaccgtGCTCACCTGGctgatttacttattttcaaaCCTTTTTGTTAAAACATTCAGAAGCTTGCACATATCACAAGATAGATTTTTGTAAACTACACATCTGTGTAACCAGCCACAAAATCAGCGTGAAGACATTTACCTGCAGCCAAGCCTGCCTCTGTTCCCCTCCCAGGAGCTCTTCCCAGCTCTCTGGGGGAGCTGCTGTCCTGACTGGTAGTAGTTTAGATGAGTTCTGTCTGTGCTTGATGGAAATGGTATCATAAAGCATCTACTTTTACCTACAGTGTTTTGCACACGTGTTAACAAATCTCTGTGGCCTGTACTCTGACGGAAGACACCAAtgataattaggtcatgaagcAGTTGGAGTACAAAGAGAGGTACAAACCCTTAAtgtgccccccaacccccaccttgCTAGGTCCACCCTTGTCCGTGACCTCTGACGTCAGTATAAGACACAGAAAGGCCCAGGTTTATAGCAGGTCAACTTGGAAGACACCCTCAGAGGCTGAAGAACTTGCCCCGGAATTGAAGAGACCAAGACTCCAATAGGTCTAACGTCTCTTTGAGAGTGGCCTTCTCGGCTCAAgggggtgactcacgcctgtaatcccagccctttgggaggccaaggcaggcagatcacttgaagtcaggagttggagaccagccttgccaacatggtgaaaacccgtctctactaataaaatacaaaaattagctggacgtggtggcatgtgcttgtaatcccagctactcgggaggcagaggcagaagaatcgcttgaacctgggaggcagaggttgcaatgagccaagatcacaccactgcactccagcctgggcgacagtgagactctgtctcaaaaaaaagagtggcCTTCTCGCCCAcctcctcctaccttagcctggTCCTTTTGCAGCCCCCCTCCCACCAACATAGCCCTCTAAACCCCTCCAGCCCCTACACAGCTCCGGTCTGACAGCACTGCCGAGGATGCCCACTAACTTTCTGGCGTTCACCATAGGAgggctttcatttccttttcccctttttgtGTCTAGAACGAATCACATACCAAGGCAGGACAGGAGCAGACCTCAGCAGAGCTGGGGGCCCCTTACCTGCCCCATGGTAGGGCAGTCAGGCAGGTGCACCTCCCTCAGCCTTTACCTCCACCAGAAGAAAGAGACATACTAAACAGTTTGCACACAAATTTATTTGGGAGAAACATCCAGGGACTAAGGACAAGAGAGGAAACCTGGTGGGCGGTGGGGCTGGGGGTGCAGAGTGGGAGTAAGGGTGCTGAAGGGTGCCAACCAAGAGGAAGAGCCAAGGCTGGGGTCCACTGACTGGAGGGAGCCAAGGAGGGCTGGTATGAGGGACTAGAAGTCCTGGCCAAGCCCAGAAAGAAGTCAGGAAGGTGGCTGGAAACTGGTAGAATTTTACACCAAAGGTTGTTGCAGTCACACTAAGAAATATAGTGCCCTCTGTGTTGAGGGTCATTGCAGAAATCCAGGAAGCAGCATTGAGAGAATATCCAGAAGCCAGACACCGGAGAAGTTTGGGTATGTGAACAATCACTCATCTGCTCCGTACTTCGGCAGTCACTCACCATGACGTCAGAATTGCTGCCTGGGGAGGGACCACAGGCACCAGTGATACGGAAGTCCCCAGGAGGAGCCCCAAATCCTCTCATCCCCTCACTCataagtcaaaaaaagaaaaagaaaaaagattcctgTGGTTAGGCATGGGAGGACATGCCCAGTGTTCACCAGCCATGGAACTCCACTGAAGTTCCCATGCAAGGCTGGAGGAAAAGAAATGGTTGGAGGGGGAGTTGGGAGTTACTGAGCCAAGTGGGGAGAACTAGCACCATAGGACCATGTGAGAAAAAGCTGGGAAATGTTTTGGAGATTGGGTGGCAGGAAGGAGGtgttctgtcatttatttttcagatcaaAAGTAAGAGAATAAGATGATGTCTGCTGCTGTTATATGTAACAGGGAAAAATCTTTGTGCCTGCATCCCAAGAAGTCATGTACAGGGATGTTTGCTGCTGCCCTGCTTGAGAGAAATGACCGAAATGCCCATTAATAGTGGGGTGGGGAAATCAGCTGTGATATGCCCATACTATGGAGTAGTACACCGCAGGTCAATAAAACAAAGAAGCTGTTCACAAACTGATATTGGAACATTCAATTCCCCTAACTGTTAAGTGCAGAATAATGTTTACAGTGGGATGCTACTATCTTGCTGGGGGGGAGAAAAAGAGGTGAAAAAATAGTAAACAGCATACTTGTGCAGGGTGGAATGTGCATAAAAGATTGCAGGAGGGATCATCcacaaagtaaaaaaaagtgGTTATGTGTGCAGGGGAGCCAGGTGGGTTAGGGTAGCAGCGGGAGACTTTGGTTTGACAGTACTTTATACTCTGATATTTGACGCATGTCTGTGCATCGGCTATGTTAAAAGGGTAATGAGAGGATTTGAATACAGGCTGCTGCATGCAGTGGTTGTTGACAGCACCATCTCTGGAGCCATCACAAATTCTGGCTCAGCATCTGTGAGACTCAGGCAAGGTTATGACctttctgcacctcagtttcctcatctgtaaaatgcggaTAGTAGTAATACCTGCCTCAGCGGATTGCAAGTGtttagaatagtgcctagcacatattATGGTTACGTTTTTGCTAACTTATGGAAGGTGGGGGGGTCGGTGGAAGAGCAGGCATCAGGAAGGAGTCAGTTTTCAGCGAGGGAGATGTCCAATGGCCAACGGGATATGAGGAGCATAGTTTGACATAATATTCAGATTCAGAAGGAAGTGGTATGTGGCTGCTGGTTGAAGCCAGCAAAGCAGATAAAATCCTCTGAGTATATGAAGTGGGAACACAGCTAAGGACCAAACCTTGGTGAACATGAACCACTAAGGGTCAGAGAGAAAACACTCCATGAAGGAGACTGAAGAAGCAGTGGAGGATGCAGGAGAAGAGCAACGCCAGCAGTAACGGCACACAGATGCGGAAGCACGCAGCTTGAGGACAGGCAAGGGCACGTGGAGATCTGGAGGGTCCCCATCAAAGCTGCACACCTTGAAAGGGTGGAAGCTATTCGGCTACAGATTGAGGAGAGAAAGTAGTGGAAGTGGAGACAGAGTGTGGctctgaagaaaaggaaagagaggctgggcgcggtggctcatgcctgtaattccagcactttgggaagccgaggtcagtggatcacctgaggtcaggagttcaagaccagcctggccaacatggtgaatccctatctctactaaaaatacaaaaaattagctgtgcgtggtggcgtgcacctttaatcccagctgcttgggagactgaggcacaagaattgcttgaactggggaggtggacattgtagtgagccaagattgcgacactgcactccagcctgggtgacagagcagcaaaaataataataataataataaaaagacaggaTTACAGCAGTGTCTTATGGGATTATGGGAAGAAGACTTGGGGTGcagcttaggaggctgagagagtttcagtttgggagaGTGCTGGGCCCACGACAGGAGAAGGTCACTTACCGTTCTTTATGTGGAGAGTGATGCAGCTGCTGCCAGCCGGGGTGAGGCAGGTGTCAGATCCCAGAAGGCACCCTAACTCCTTGGTCTCCAAGAGGCATCGGTAGCAGCGCAGGTATTTGGGGACTGGAAGTGGTTGAGGGCGTTCCCAATTGACAGGAACAAACTTACCTAGAACACAGAGAAGTGCTGACCCCACTCACACCCCATTCTCCCTCACACCCCACCACTGTCTGATTGCAGGCCACTCAACCCCactgctccctcccttcctatCTCAGAAAACCATCAAAGCCCCAATTCTCTGCTTCCTTCCCCAACTGCATACACATACATCCCCCTTTTCCTCTGGTCCTAAGGCCAGGCCACACGTTAACAAGTCCCTGGACCCAGCAGAGCATTTGGTGTGAGGCAGAGGAAAGTGCTAAACGAACACTTTGAATCCTGTGTCTCTGTGGCTGGTGCTTTGCAGCCAAGTGGGGAGCCCAGCAGGCTGGACTCAGTCTTGTTCTATCCTGTGGATTCTAGTTCTGTCATCCAGCACACTCCCTAAACCTCCCTATTCCATGTTGCCCTCAGATCTGGAGAAGATTCCTTCAGTATCTCTATTCAGGTCACTGCTGTGAAGTGAGACAGCCCTGGGGTGGTCACTAGAAATCTtcagaggccgggtgtggtggctcatgcctgtaaccccagcactttgggaggctgaggtgggcagatacctgaggtcaggagttcaagaccagcctggccaacatggcaaaaccctgtctctactaaaaatacaaaaattagctgggcatggtggctcgtgcctgtaatctcagttactcgggaggctgaggcatgagaatcgcttgaacccgggaggcggaggttgcagtgagccgagatctcaccactgtactccagcctgggagacagagcaagactccatctcaataaataaataaataaataaataaatcttcagATTGCGTATCAGTCCATGAGCAGGCATTCCCCACCAAACCCATCCATTCCATCTCTCCTCCTGCATGGGTTTACCTGAGCATCCTGGACAAATGTACCCAGACGCTTGGTGTCTGTGGGTTTCTCCATCCAGCAGGCCAGGAGACCCTTCTGAACCCTTGGAACCACTTACCAAACACCAAGCTCATCATGACCAGCACTATTAAGAGGACGGTGTACAGGGCTTGGAGGCTGCTGTGGAAGCACATGGGACCCGGATTCTGGCTCCCTGCAGGGCCTGCCATAAAACGCATGACTGCCTGCTGGCCTCCAGTTTGGGCTTATATTGGTGGAAGAGAGGTTGgccaagaggaaggagagaggcaaCACCAACTCAGGGTGGAAATCAGTGCCAGACCAGCCAGAGGGGCAGAATGTTCTCACCCACAGCCACTCTGGGGCATAACATCCTGCTTGAGGGCAGGGGTCCAGCAATAGGGGAATGAGAAAGGGAACTTTATTTCCTATTAATTGGACAGATGTTTGTTGAATCACTGCATCAGGTCTTGGGGATACAACCGTGCACAAAGTCTCCACCCTCACAGGGCACAGTCTAGTAGGGGAGACAAGTCAATCGTCAATGATGTGGGGAGGGCAGAGTGCTGCCAGGAGCACCTCGACAGTTAAACCACTGACCTGAGGGATTTCGGCAGAGGAGTAACCTGATCCGATTTCTGTTTGTAAAAGATTGCCATGGCTGCACATTGCATTTGGGTCAAGAGTGGAGGCCGCCGGGAAGTAGCACGCTATTCCCAAGTCCGGTCACAAGATGGCGGACTGGTCCAGCAGAAGATGGGCAGGGACGAGGAGGCGGGGCTACTGAACCTGAGATACATTTAGAAGACTGGACAGATTTGCTGTTGGACTGAACGAGGGATGAGGGAACTGGGGTAGGCTTGCACAAAGAAGTGGTACCATTTTCCAAGATAGGAAACGtggtccgtctcaaaaaaaaaagaaaaaaagcaaacaaaaaaacacaccagAAAATAGGGGGTGCCCAGTCCCACTTCTCATACCCTGGGGACACCTGCCAGACATCCCAAAACGAGGACACCTGGATCCCAAGCGATACGTACTCAGCTCAGTGTCCCCTTGGGGTTCCGGGAACCCAGCGCCTTCCCCCACCTCATCCTTTTTCCTGCCCCGCCTAAGTTCAGCTGCGGCTCAGTGGGCCTGATCTCCGGCGCCCACAGAATCTGGCGCTGCGCGTTCGCTCTCCGCGCCTGACAGCACCTCAGAGCTCCGGTAGGACGCGGGGGTGGCCCCCTGCTCAAGTTCTGTTCCCAGGGGAAGAAACCTGGTAAGTGCGAACCGCAGGTCGGGACCCAAACGTCTGGCCCCAGCGGCCATCCAGAGCCTGAGGCGGCTCCCCAGAAAGGCGGCGCCGTAGCgccaccccacctcccaggcGAATTCTGGAGACCGCGGCACGAGGCGTCTCACCCGTTTACTCCGCTGGGGACCCGCTGGGCTTCCCAACCTCGCCTATTCGGTCCCCACCCCGCCAGCTCAGTCTTGACTCAGAAACTCCGTGTTTTTACTTTTAGGATCGTTTGGCTGTGGGTTAGGGGCGGAGAGCGTCCTCAGCGTCCGGGAACGACACCACCTGCTCCAATTTCCCGTCTGGAGGTTCTGGTCGGTCGAGGCTCCGAACTCGGGTTCCCTGCTACCTCCCAGACTATCCAAGAACTATCCAGTCTCAGGATGATAACAGGGAAGATGGGAAGAAACAGACGGGAGAGGCCCTCCCAAAAAGactgagggaagaaagaaatatgagAGGCAACAGGGACGCCACTGAGCACTCCCCAAGAGCCTTcgaatgaataaatttaaaaactatattacaGCCGgactgcggtggctcacgcctataatcccagcactttaggaggccgaggtgggtggatcacctgaggtcaggatttcgcgaccagcctggctaacatggtgaaaccccgtttctactacaaatacaaaaaattagccgggcgtggtggcgcgcaccggcaggagaatcgcttgaacacgggaggcggaggttgcagtgagccgagatcacgtcattgcactccaacttgggcaacaagaatgaaactccgtctcaaaaaaacaaaaataacaacaacaacaacaaactgtattaggctgggcgcagtggcttacactgggcccagtggctcacaactgtaaccccattaccttgggaggccaaggagggaggatctcttgagcccaaaagttggagaccagtctgggcaacatagcgagaacccATCCCtacaagaaaaagtagaaaacaattaGCAGGGCGTGGCGGCGTgtgcttttagtcccagctactcgggaggctgaggtgggaggattgcttgaacccaggaggtcgaggctgcagtgatcgcgccactgctgtctcaaataacaacaatgataatactttaaaaataaaataaattggcctggcccggtggctcatgcctgtaatcccagcactttgggaggccgaggtggggggatcattcgaggtcaggagtttgcaaccagcctgagcaacacggtgaaaccccgtctctaccaaaaatacaaaaacattagccaggtgtggtggcaccctcctgtaatcccagctactcgggaggctgaggcaggagaatcgcttgaacctgggaggcggaggttgcagtgagccgagatgacatcactgcactctagcctgggcgacagagtgagactccgtcctaaataaataaaataaaataaaataaaataaaataaaataaattgtattagaGAAAAGCCAGAGTAGTGGAGAACCGGGGAGGAACGCCGGGCACCTACATAAATGTCTTGAATGAATGAGTGCACAGAGCGATAGACAAAAAGAAtcagagggccgggcgcggtggctcacgcctgcaatcctagcactttaggaggccaaggcgggcggatcacaaggtcaagagatcctgccgggcgcagtggctcaggcctgtaatcccagcactttcggaggctgaggcgggtggatcgcctgaggtcaggagttcaagaccggcctggcccaacatggtgaaaccccgtctctactagaaagacaaaaaattagccgggcatggtggcatgcgtctgtaatcccagctactcaggaggctgaggcaggagaattgcttgaacccgggaggtggaggttgcagtgagctgagattgtaccattgcactccagcctgggcaacaagagagaaactccatctcaaaaaaaaaaaaaaaaaaaaaaaaaagagagagagagagatcgagaccatcctagaaaatatggtgaaaccccgtctctactaaacatataaaaattagccgggagtggtggcgcgcgcctgtagtcccagctactcaggaggctgaggcaggagaatcgcttgaacccgggaggaggaggttgcagtgagccgagatcgcgccattgcactccagcctggttaggGGAATGGAGCGAGGCAAATGAGGGGCGGGGCTGCAGATGACCCGGCCGGGAGAGGGCCTTGGTCTGTTCCGGGAGCGGATCGAGACTGCGTCCTAGAGAGGAACCAGAGAGAGGGTCTTTAACCTAAATATAaagacggagcaagactccgcctcaaaaaaaaaaaacaaaataaataataaaaagaatcagaGAGCCAAGGCTCCTCTTGAAGCGAAGAGGGcaaagggcaaaggggaagctcAGGGGAACCTCATGGCGCCCTCTGAAGCTCCCTCTCGAATATAATCGCAACGAAAAGGTCAACGACTAGAggctttgcgaggctgaggctgggCTTCCGGAGGGGATCACCCTGAGAGGTCCGGGAGGACTTCCTGTGGAATCAAGCGACCGTGGGCCTTGAAGGAACAGGGGGGCAAGACACTCCCTCACTATTCGCGGAGTATTTCCTTGAAT belongs to Macaca thibetana thibetana isolate TM-01 chromosome 4, ASM2454274v1, whole genome shotgun sequence and includes:
- the LY6G5B gene encoding LOW QUALITY PROTEIN: lymphocyte antigen 6 complex locus protein G5b (The sequence of the model RefSeq protein was modified relative to this genomic sequence to represent the inferred CDS: inserted 1 base in 1 codon), with protein sequence MKAHILVGVLVMVGFTVGKVPVPDIRTCHFCLLEDPSVGCISGSEKCTISSSSPCMVITIYYDVKVRFVIRGCGQYYSYRCQEKRNTYFVEYWYQAQCCQYDYCNSWSSPQLQSFLPEPHDRPLALPLSDSQIQWFYQALNLSLPIPNFHAGKEPDGLDPVVTLPLNLGLSFAELRRMYLFLNSSGLLLLPQPGXLTPHPS
- the LY6G5C gene encoding lymphocyte antigen 6 complex locus protein G5c, encoding MRFMAGPAGSQNPGPMCFHSSLQALYTVLLIVLVMMSLVFGKFVPVNWERPQPLPVPKYLRCYRCLLETKELGCLLGSDTCLTPAGSSCITLHIKNGSNSDVMVSDCRSTEQMSDCSHTQTSPVSGFWIFSQCCFLDFCNDPQHRGHYIS